In Vibrio sp. JC009, a single window of DNA contains:
- a CDS encoding ABC-F family ATPase, producing the protein MLTTANITMQFGDKPLFENISVKFGNGNRYGLIGANGSGKSTFMKILGGELEPSAGTVSRDPNERMAKLGQDQFAFEEYTVVDTVIMGHKELWAIKEERDRIYSLPEMSDEDGMRVGDLETQFAEMDGYSAEARAEELLLGLGIPQEQHYGLMSEVAPGLKVRVLLAQVLFAEPEIMLLDEPTNNLDMHTIAWLEDTLLARNCTMIIISHDRHFLNTVCTHMADLDYGELRMFHGNYDEYMIAAEQARERLHADNAKKKAQIAELQTFVSRFSANASKAKQATSRQKQLDKIQLEEVKPSSRQSPFIRFEQEKVLFRNALEVESLKQGYGENILINGVELMVEVGERIAIIGENGIGKSTFLNTLAGAMEPMDGMVKWSENANIGFYAQDHAHDFADDMTLLEWMAQWKNEGEDEQTVRGILGRMLFSQNDIKKSVKVISGGEQGRMLFGKLIMQKPNILLMDEPTNHMDMESIESLNLALENYKGTLFFVSHDRQFVSSIATRIIEITKEGISDFHGTYEEYLAKQGLRG; encoded by the coding sequence GTGTTAACAACTGCAAACATCACCATGCAATTTGGCGATAAACCGCTTTTTGAAAATATCTCAGTAAAATTTGGTAACGGCAATCGCTACGGTCTTATCGGCGCGAACGGCTCTGGTAAGTCAACTTTTATGAAGATCCTTGGTGGTGAGCTTGAGCCTTCTGCCGGTACTGTTTCTCGCGATCCCAATGAGCGCATGGCGAAGCTGGGTCAGGACCAGTTTGCGTTTGAGGAGTATACCGTTGTCGATACCGTGATTATGGGACACAAAGAGCTTTGGGCGATTAAAGAAGAGCGTGACCGTATTTACTCATTGCCGGAGATGTCCGATGAAGACGGAATGCGTGTGGGCGATCTGGAAACCCAGTTTGCCGAAATGGACGGGTATTCAGCAGAAGCGCGTGCAGAAGAGCTTTTGCTTGGCCTTGGCATCCCGCAGGAGCAGCACTACGGACTGATGAGCGAAGTGGCTCCGGGTCTTAAGGTACGTGTTCTTCTTGCGCAGGTTCTGTTCGCAGAGCCGGAAATTATGCTTCTTGACGAACCGACCAACAACCTGGATATGCACACCATCGCCTGGCTGGAAGATACCCTGCTGGCCCGTAACTGCACCATGATCATTATTTCGCACGACCGTCACTTTCTAAATACCGTATGTACCCATATGGCCGACCTGGATTACGGTGAGCTGCGTATGTTTCACGGTAACTACGATGAGTACATGATTGCAGCGGAGCAGGCTCGCGAGCGTCTTCACGCTGACAACGCGAAGAAAAAGGCGCAGATAGCCGAACTGCAAACCTTTGTTAGCCGATTCTCTGCAAACGCTTCTAAAGCTAAGCAGGCAACTTCCCGCCAGAAGCAACTGGATAAAATCCAGTTGGAAGAGGTAAAACCATCCAGCCGTCAGTCACCTTTTATCCGTTTTGAGCAGGAGAAGGTTCTGTTCCGTAACGCTCTGGAAGTCGAATCTCTGAAGCAGGGTTACGGCGAGAATATCCTGATTAACGGTGTCGAGCTGATGGTTGAAGTGGGTGAGCGCATCGCGATTATCGGTGAAAACGGTATCGGTAAATCGACGTTTTTGAATACCCTTGCCGGGGCGATGGAGCCGATGGACGGTATGGTGAAATGGTCAGAGAACGCGAATATCGGTTTCTATGCTCAGGACCATGCCCACGATTTTGCTGATGATATGACGCTGCTTGAGTGGATGGCACAGTGGAAAAACGAAGGCGAAGATGAGCAGACGGTTCGCGGTATTTTGGGTCGTATGCTGTTTTCTCAAAACGACATCAAGAAGTCAGTAAAAGTGATTTCAGGTGGTGAGCAGGGTCGTATGCTGTTTGGCAAGCTGATCATGCAAAAGCCAAACATCCTGCTGATGGACGAGCCAACCAACCATATGGATATGGAATCTATCGAGTCACTTAACCTGGCACTGGAAAACTACAAAGGGACGCTGTTCTTTGTTTCCCACGACCGTCAGTTCGTTTCCTCTATCGCAACCCGCATTATCGAGATCACCAAAGAGGGGATCAGCGATTTCCACGGTACCTATGAAGAGTATCTGGCGAAGCAGGGCCTTAGAGGCTAA
- a CDS encoding ATP-dependent 6-phosphofructokinase, whose translation MSSVTKRIGVLTAGGDAPGLNAALRGLAKAAQDNYGIEIVGFYDGYKGLVENNARIMDHADFSGILHEGGSFLRNSRERPFKDEEKVQKMVDNYHAWNLDCLVVLGGGGTNKRGYWLTQRGLNVIGLPKTIDNDIYGTDITFGFHTALEFCTDAVDRLHTTAASHQRVILAEIMGNSAGWLALYAGIAGGADAIILPEIPYDINKLKEHVDNRMKNSNSPFCVIVVAEGARTPEEAHLTKKKFKKKRAKEGISAAHRVSQELNAISDYESRVSVLGYLQRGGSPTGYDRVLATQFGAKAAELLYKGEYNKIVAAKGLEVVAVPLEEIAGKTKFVPKDHLAVQSAKLTGICFAD comes from the coding sequence ATGAGTTCAGTAACGAAAAGAATTGGTGTACTAACCGCTGGTGGTGATGCTCCGGGACTAAATGCGGCATTGCGAGGGCTGGCAAAGGCTGCTCAGGATAATTACGGAATTGAAATTGTTGGTTTTTACGATGGCTACAAAGGTTTGGTTGAGAACAACGCCAGAATAATGGATCACGCCGACTTTTCAGGCATTCTGCATGAAGGTGGGTCATTTCTGAGAAACTCCAGAGAGCGTCCTTTCAAAGACGAAGAAAAAGTACAGAAAATGGTGGATAACTACCATGCCTGGAACCTTGACTGTCTGGTTGTGCTTGGTGGCGGCGGTACCAATAAAAGAGGTTACTGGCTGACTCAAAGAGGCCTGAATGTGATTGGTCTGCCAAAGACAATCGATAATGACATTTACGGCACTGACATTACCTTTGGTTTCCATACCGCGTTAGAGTTTTGTACCGATGCCGTGGACAGACTCCACACAACAGCGGCTTCGCATCAGAGAGTGATCTTAGCTGAAATTATGGGCAACTCCGCAGGCTGGCTTGCGTTGTACGCTGGTATTGCTGGTGGTGCTGACGCTATTATCCTTCCTGAAATTCCGTACGATATCAACAAGCTAAAAGAGCATGTTGATAACCGTATGAAGAACTCAAATTCTCCGTTCTGCGTCATCGTGGTTGCTGAAGGCGCAAGAACACCGGAAGAGGCGCATTTAACCAAGAAGAAGTTTAAAAAGAAACGCGCGAAAGAAGGAATTAGTGCAGCACACAGAGTTTCTCAGGAGTTGAATGCCATTTCTGATTATGAGTCCAGAGTTTCTGTGCTTGGTTATCTGCAAAGAGGCGGCAGCCCGACTGGTTATGACCGGGTGCTGGCGACTCAGTTTGGTGCCAAAGCGGCAGAGCTTCTTTACAAAGGTGAATACAACAAGATAGTTGCAGCTAAGGGGCTGGAAGTGGTTGCAGTGCCTCTGGAAGAGATTGCTGGCAAAACTAAGTTTGTTCCTAAAGATCACCTGGCTGTGCAGTCGGCAAAATTGACGGGAATCTGCTTTGCTGATTAA
- a CDS encoding VOC family protein, with product MRKLSIITLGVSDLSRATEFYEKVLELQRTGYEHDGIVFFDLDGPELALFPHDELAKDVGIPADGNGFSGITLAHNVSSSAEVLELLDKAAAHGGKVVKPGQPVFWGGFSGYFSDPDGHLWEIACGSAEYAKEK from the coding sequence ATGAGAAAGCTGTCTATTATCACTCTTGGTGTATCAGACCTGAGCAGAGCCACCGAATTCTACGAAAAAGTACTGGAGCTTCAGCGAACCGGTTATGAACATGACGGTATCGTATTTTTTGACCTGGACGGCCCTGAGTTAGCTCTGTTTCCTCACGACGAACTGGCCAAAGATGTTGGAATCCCGGCAGATGGCAACGGTTTTTCCGGCATCACATTAGCTCACAATGTTTCCTCATCGGCGGAAGTCCTTGAGTTACTGGACAAAGCAGCGGCCCATGGAGGCAAGGTAGTTAAACCAGGGCAGCCCGTTTTCTGGGGCGGCTTTTCCGGTTATTTTTCAGATCCCGACGGTCACTTATGGGAAATAGCCTGTGGCTCCGCTGAATATGCTAAGGAAAAATAA